A part of Oncorhynchus gorbuscha isolate QuinsamMale2020 ecotype Even-year linkage group LG09, OgorEven_v1.0, whole genome shotgun sequence genomic DNA contains:
- the LOC124043358 gene encoding uncharacterized protein LOC124043358 isoform X2, with product MFEQLSSLSLTLPRNDLILPQATSELRKTVTRLEALNLQTMLAQQQGDERRFQGITLNVNLKGFMDLTSPQLKRHMKAAINMGVDDLKARFGGLLKNEGVQIPVESFRVLNPDTWPEDQASLLTFGNDGVADLMRHFKEPLERSGCNMAAIQDEWQGLKILVSHKLKESPTVACGRPC from the exons ATGTTTGAGCAGCTGTCTTCACTTAGCCTCACCCTGCCAAGGAATGACCTGATCCTCCCCCAAGCCACATCAGAGTTGAGGAAGACAGTGACCAGACTGGAAGCACTAAATCTTCAGACCATGCTTGCTCAGcagcagggtgatgagaggagattCCAG GGAATAACACTGAATGTGAATCTGAAAGGCTTCATGGACCTCACCAGTCCCCAGCTGAAGCGGCACATGAAGGCGGCCATCAACATGGGCGTGGATGATCTCAAAGCCAGGTTTGGTGGTTTGCTGAAGAATGAGGGTGTCCAGATCCCAGTGGAGTCTTTCAGAGTGCTAAACCCTGACACATGGCCAGAAGACCAGGCCAGCCTTCTCACCTTTGGCAATGATGGTGTGGCAGACCTGATGAGGCATTTCAAGGAGCCTCTAGAGAG ATCGGGGTGCAACATGGCTGCAATCCAGGATGAGTGGCAGGGGCTGAAAATCCTGGTCAGCCACAAATTAAAGGAAAGTCCTACAGTGGCCTGTGGGAGACCATGTTGA
- the LOC124043358 gene encoding uncharacterized protein LOC124043358 isoform X1, with translation MSTESSVFLQHGQDKDLATDEGPYSVVLQHMEHLAVASTTEVQGRLSSLSLTLPRNDLILPQATSELRKTVTRLEALNLQTMLAQQQGDERRFQGITLNVNLKGFMDLTSPQLKRHMKAAINMGVDDLKARFGGLLKNEGVQIPVESFRVLNPDTWPEDQASLLTFGNDGVADLMRHFKEPLERSGCNMAAIQDEWQGLKILVSHKLKESPTVACGRPC, from the exons ATGTCCACAGAGAGCTCAGTGTTCCTACAGCATGGACAAGACAAGGACCTTGCCACTGACGAAGGCCCGTACTCCGTTGTTCTGCAGCACATGGAACACCTGGCCGTAGCATCAACAACAGAAGTTCAAGGGAGG CTGTCTTCACTTAGCCTCACCCTGCCAAGGAATGACCTGATCCTCCCCCAAGCCACATCAGAGTTGAGGAAGACAGTGACCAGACTGGAAGCACTAAATCTTCAGACCATGCTTGCTCAGcagcagggtgatgagaggagattCCAG GGAATAACACTGAATGTGAATCTGAAAGGCTTCATGGACCTCACCAGTCCCCAGCTGAAGCGGCACATGAAGGCGGCCATCAACATGGGCGTGGATGATCTCAAAGCCAGGTTTGGTGGTTTGCTGAAGAATGAGGGTGTCCAGATCCCAGTGGAGTCTTTCAGAGTGCTAAACCCTGACACATGGCCAGAAGACCAGGCCAGCCTTCTCACCTTTGGCAATGATGGTGTGGCAGACCTGATGAGGCATTTCAAGGAGCCTCTAGAGAG ATCGGGGTGCAACATGGCTGCAATCCAGGATGAGTGGCAGGGGCTGAAAATCCTGGTCAGCCACAAATTAAAGGAAAGTCCTACAGTGGCCTGTGGGAGACCATGTTGA